The genomic region GGCGATTGCTTATTCTGTAACATTAAATAAAGGAGGAGGATTTTTCATATCAGGTTTTGCAGGCGCTAACGGTGGAGATATAACGGGCAATCATGGAGGTTCTGATTATTGGATTCTTAAATTGGATTCTATAGGTACTATCGTATGGAAGCAATGTTATGGAGGAACAAATAACGAAGGGGTATTAGGTTATCCAGTAGTTCTTGAGCCGACAAATGATGAGGGTTGTATTGTTGCAGGATCATCCCAGTCAAATGATGGGGATGTAACTGGCAACCATGGTGATTATGATTACTGGATAGTTAAGTTAGCCAGTACCACCGGTGTTGAAATGATGACGGGCAACAATTTAGAGTTAAAAGCTTATCCAAACCCTAATAACGGAAACTTTATAATAGAAACCAATTCTCAAAAAGAGCAATTATTGAGGATATTTGATGTTACAGGTCAACTAGTGCTAACAGAAGCTATACAAAGTGGTAAAACCATTATTAATGCAAGTAGTTTGGCACATGGAGTTTATAATGCTTCTATTTCAAACGATGAGCAAAAAATAAATAAACCATTGGTTATTGTGAGATAGATTCGTTTTGGAAGCTTATCAAACAATTCTTTTTATGACTTTCCCAAATGATAAAAAATGTAATAGCCGTAATTTTTTTAAATGTGTGCCTACATTTAAATGCCCAGGTTTATAAAGCAGGGCAGATGCTGGCTACATATTATGATATTCCTGATACATTAATTAATTATTCATGCGCCACCCACTATTCTAAGGAAAGTTATTTTTTTGATATTAATGCCGATAACATAAATGATTTTGAATTGCAGGCATATTGTGGCATAAGTCTCGGGCAATCGAGCACTTCTGTTTTCATAAAACCATTGAATATAAATTCATTTAGCGCATTTTCCCATAATGATTCTGTTTTGTGTCCTATGGATTCCATTTGGTATAAAAGCAAAGTGGCTAAAATATTTGCTAATGGTGATACTTTAAATTCCACAACAGTTAAATGGGAGAACGACCTCCTTTACTTGACACTTTCCAAAAATATAATGGGGTGTCCGTACGGAGATGTTAATGACTGGGTAAATCAAAACGATCAATTTATTGGAATAAAGTACAGGGATTTAACTGATACTATTTATGGATGGATCAGAGTGAATGTCCCCCAAAACTATAATTGTTATATTAAAGATTATTCCTATTCACAAACCCCCAATTATGTTAGAAA from Bacteroidota bacterium harbors:
- a CDS encoding T9SS type A sorting domain-containing protein, whose translation is MCLHLNAQVYKAGQMLATYYDIPDTLINYSCATHYSKESYFFDINADNINDFELQAYCGISLGQSSTSVFIKPLNINSFSAFSHNDSVLCPMDSIWYKSKVAKIFANGDTLNSTTVKWENDLLYLTLSKNIMGCPYGDVNDWVNQNDQFIGIKYRDLTDTIYGWIRVNVPQNYNCYIKDYSYSQTPNYVRNLNDIGQKVSIYPNPCNSYFTIKESDAAKRQMQILDMTGQQILSQAIQSGKINIDASGLAQGVYTICISSDEQQINKRLVIVK